A portion of the Bacteroidales bacterium genome contains these proteins:
- a CDS encoding T9SS type A sorting domain-containing protein has protein sequence MKTITNFSITCLILISLNSFSAIHVINQSGMEFTPANPTVNVGDVIHWVWTDGSHTTSSRTIPVGATAWDSPLNSTHTSFDYTVTVAGSYSYACTIHESMGMVGSFTAVNGSTGINEIPLSQGFLIYPNPASNFIKISTELNGDILLSDVIGRNIKKLKLSELPIDKSSYQLDLSGIEDGIYIVSIIPTDSKKRVSLKFIKKE, from the coding sequence ATGAAGACAATTACGAATTTCAGCATCACATGTCTAATATTGATTAGTTTAAACTCCTTTTCAGCAATTCATGTGATTAACCAATCTGGGATGGAATTCACACCAGCCAATCCAACAGTCAATGTAGGTGATGTTATCCATTGGGTATGGACTGATGGTTCTCATACAACCTCATCTAGAACTATACCTGTAGGTGCAACGGCATGGGACTCACCGCTAAATTCTACACATACTTCGTTTGATTATACTGTTACAGTTGCAGGTAGCTACTCATATGCTTGTACTATCCATGAATCGATGGGAATGGTGGGTAGTTTTACTGCGGTAAATGGATCAACAGGTATTAATGAAATTCCATTATCGCAAGGTTTTTTAATCTATCCAAATCCAGCCTCAAATTTTATAAAAATATCAACTGAGTTGAATGGGGATATTTTACTTTCTGATGTAATCGGTAGGAATATAAAAAAGCTCAAATTGAGTGAGTTACCAATTGATAAAAGTTCTTACCAATTAGATTTATCTGGAATAGAGGATGGAATCTACATAGTATCAATAATACCAACGGACTCAAAGAAGCGTGTTAGTCTAAAGTTTATTAAAAAGGAGTAA
- the truA gene encoding tRNA pseudouridine(38-40) synthase TruA, whose protein sequence is MSRFKLTLEYDGSKFKGWQFQKDLPTVMGKIMDACKDVFSANDFELYGSGRTDTGVHALFQVAHLDIKTVMPPHIIKIKLNDALPAAINILHVEKTSPNFHARHDAVARSYVYHISTRRTAFGKDFVWWIKDKLDVKAMADVTPLFIGMKDFKSFGVKDKEGESTMVDLTSIRIFEIDDAILIHIVGSHFLWRMVRRIVGVIVEVGRGRMTGEDIQSFFRGKSEIPAQFTAPPSGLYLERVYYKGDPISDEPKWLVNVQ, encoded by the coding sequence ATGTCCAGGTTTAAGTTGACACTCGAATACGATGGCTCCAAGTTCAAAGGATGGCAATTCCAAAAGGACTTGCCTACCGTTATGGGCAAAATAATGGATGCCTGCAAGGATGTTTTTAGTGCCAATGACTTCGAATTGTATGGATCTGGACGCACAGACACTGGTGTTCATGCTTTATTTCAGGTTGCTCACCTTGATATTAAAACGGTGATGCCTCCGCATATCATTAAAATTAAACTTAACGACGCACTACCTGCAGCTATCAATATTTTGCATGTTGAAAAAACCAGTCCAAATTTTCATGCCCGTCACGATGCCGTTGCCCGAAGTTATGTATACCATATATCTACACGTAGAACCGCATTCGGAAAGGATTTTGTGTGGTGGATTAAAGATAAACTTGACGTTAAAGCAATGGCAGATGTCACACCCCTTTTCATTGGAATGAAAGATTTTAAATCGTTTGGGGTAAAAGACAAGGAGGGTGAATCAACAATGGTGGATTTAACTTCCATAAGAATTTTTGAAATAGACGATGCAATCCTAATCCATATAGTTGGATCTCACTTCCTTTGGCGAATGGTTCGGCGGATTGTTGGAGTTATCGTAGAAGTTGGACGTGGTAGAATGACTGGTGAAGATATTCAATCGTTCTTTCGGGGGAAATCCGAAATCCCAGCACAGTTTACAGCTCCACCATCAGGCTTATACCTTGAAAGAGTTTACTATAAGGGCGATCCCATTTCGGACGAACCAAAATGGTTGGTGAATGTTCAATGA
- a CDS encoding TfoX/Sxy family protein, with amino-acid sequence MAYDEKLANRVREQLVNLQNIEEKEMMGGLVFMYNDKMCVGIVKDELMCRIDPDLHETAVEKLGCRTMDFTKRPMKGYVLIDDVGMRTPKDLDYWINLALDFNKKAKSSKKKKQ; translated from the coding sequence ATGGCATACGACGAAAAATTAGCAAACCGAGTTCGTGAACAACTAGTTAATCTTCAAAATATTGAAGAGAAAGAGATGATGGGTGGTTTAGTATTTATGTATAACGATAAAATGTGTGTAGGCATTGTCAAAGACGAATTAATGTGCCGTATTGACCCTGATTTGCACGAAACAGCCGTTGAGAAATTAGGTTGCCGAACCATGGATTTTACCAAAAGGCCAATGAAGGGTTATGTGCTGATTGATGATGTTGGAATGAGAACCCCAAAAGATTTAGATTACTGGATAAACCTTGCTCTTGACTTCAATAAAAAAGCCAAATCTTCAAAGAAAAAGAAACAATAA
- the rluF gene encoding 23S rRNA pseudouridine(2604) synthase RluF: MKEEESIRINKYLTEVGYCSRRAADILISEGRVTINGVIPEMGTKITTDDEIRVDGDLISKPKSKTIYIAFNKPVGIVCTTDTKAEKNNIIDFINYPKRIFPIGRLDKFSEGLIFLTSNGDIVNKILRARNNHEKEYLVTVNKPITSVFIQKMSKGVPILDTITRKCHVEQTGKCEFKIILTQGLNRQIRRMCEYLNYDVVKLKRIRIMNIKLDVPVGKWRYLTDNELKEINRLVSSSSKTHNESK; this comes from the coding sequence ATGAAAGAAGAGGAATCAATCAGAATAAACAAATACTTAACCGAGGTTGGATACTGCTCGCGCAGGGCTGCTGATATACTTATAAGCGAAGGTCGGGTTACCATAAACGGAGTTATACCCGAAATGGGTACTAAAATCACCACAGATGACGAAATTAGAGTTGATGGTGATTTAATCTCAAAACCCAAATCAAAAACCATTTATATTGCATTTAACAAACCTGTTGGAATAGTTTGTACTACTGATACCAAAGCCGAAAAAAACAATATTATTGATTTCATCAACTACCCAAAGCGTATTTTCCCAATAGGTCGCTTAGATAAGTTTAGTGAAGGCCTAATTTTCCTAACAAGCAATGGCGACATAGTTAATAAAATTTTACGTGCCAGGAACAATCACGAAAAGGAGTACCTAGTAACAGTAAACAAACCTATAACTTCCGTTTTTATTCAAAAAATGAGTAAAGGCGTACCTATTTTAGATACAATAACACGAAAGTGCCATGTAGAACAAACGGGTAAGTGTGAATTTAAAATCATACTAACACAGGGACTGAACAGGCAAATTCGTAGAATGTGCGAATACTTAAACTATGATGTTGTAAAGTTGAAGCGTATAAGAATTATGAATATTAAGCTTGATGTACCAGTTGGCAAATGGAGATACTTAACCGATAATGAGCTAAAAGAAATCAACCGATTGGTTTCATCATCATCAAAAACTCATAATGAGTCGAAATAA
- a CDS encoding GNAT family N-acetyltransferase, giving the protein MIETNRLILKPLTHEQLLKYIKPDNSLEAELNLQKSTRVISPDLLEALERSIMPRVADTSKNYLFSTLWTLISKEENIMVGDLCFMGEPNSDGEIEIGYGTYEQFRKRGFMTEAVGGMIKWAKEQPSVKSIIASSLKSNTDSSSILKKNNFTIVEKTNELYNWQITLK; this is encoded by the coding sequence ATGATTGAAACAAACCGACTTATCCTAAAACCACTAACCCACGAGCAGCTTTTAAAATACATAAAACCAGATAACTCCTTGGAGGCAGAGCTAAACCTTCAAAAATCAACCAGAGTAATATCACCCGACCTCTTGGAAGCTCTTGAGCGCAGCATAATGCCAAGAGTTGCAGATACGAGTAAAAACTACCTATTCTCTACCCTTTGGACGCTAATATCCAAAGAGGAGAACATAATGGTAGGCGATTTATGCTTTATGGGAGAACCAAACTCTGATGGCGAAATTGAAATTGGCTATGGAACCTACGAGCAGTTCAGGAAAAGAGGTTTTATGACCGAGGCTGTTGGAGGAATGATTAAATGGGCAAAAGAACAACCAAGTGTAAAATCAATTATTGCATCATCTCTGAAAAGCAATACCGATTCATCATCAATTCTTAAAAAAAACAATTTCACTATTGTTGAAAAAACCAATGAACTATATAATTGGCAAATCACGTTGAAATAG